In Janthinobacterium agaricidamnosum NBRC 102515 = DSM 9628, the DNA window GCCGACAACAGGCTGGCGCCGCTGATGTCAAACACTTGCACGCCGCCGTTACCGCTGCCGGTCAGCGTCAAGCCGCCCGGGGCTGCCGTCGCGGTGCCGGTGGCGGCCACTTTCGACAGCGACAGCGCCGTATTTTTCAACTGGGCCGAGGTTTCGGTAAACGACAGCGGCGCACTGCCCGACTGCGCCGCGCCGCCGCCAAAGCCGGTGTTGCTGATATTGCTGCTGCCGCCGACATAATAGCTGCCGTTATTGATCGAACCGGACTGGTAGTTCAAGCTGCCGCCGACCACCAGCGCATACGCCGAGCTGCCATAGGCGTCTTTATTCTGGCTATTGATCGAATAATTGGAGGCATTCATGCTACCGGCGACCAGCAAGGCGCCGCCGACACTGCTGTTGCTGGAGTTGAAGCTGCCCAGCGTGTAAAAATTGGCGCCGCCGATGCCGAGGTCGACCACGGCCGCCTGTGCGGCGCCGGCCGAAAACGCCGCGGACAACAGCAAGATCGTTGATGCTTTTGGCAATATAGACATTTTGTTTCCGAAGAGGAAATTAAGTTACACAGAGAATATCATAATTGATGAGTTTGCTTGTCTCATAAAACAGCATAATCTGTAACAAAATTACAAAACAAATTTCCCATGAGGCAACTTTATAAATCAACGCTCCATGCGCAGCGCTATAAAATTTCTATTACACAATAGCCATAGTGATAGCATGAGAGATTCGGCGGTTGTCTTGAGGCGGCTGCCATCATTTACCTGGATCAATAAAGGATAGGCATGAAACAGTTGTCATTGGCGCGCAAGCTGGCCCGGATCGGCGGCGCCCTGTTGGTCATGTTCGGCAGCGCCGCGCAAGCCCAGACTTTCAGCATGATAGAAAACCAGCCCTTGAACGAGACATGGCTGAACGCCGGCTTTTACTCGTATCACTTCAAGCGCGACAAGGATTTGAACGACAGCAATCCAGGCCTGGGCGCCGAATACCGTTTCTCGACCGTATCCTCGGTCACCGCCGGCCGTTTCTACAATAGCGACCGGGCGTATTCCAACTATGCCGGCCTGTATTACCAGCCCATCGCGATCGGCCCGTTCCGCCTCGGCGCGGTGGTCGGCGGTTTTAACGGCTACCCGAAAATGCGCGACGGCGGCTGGTTCCTGGCGGCGATTCCCACCATCAGTTATGAATACCAGCGCGTCGGCCTGAACCTGGCCATTATTCCGCCGTACAAGGATCGTTTGTATGGCGCGTTGAGTTTCCAATTAAAGCTCAAAGTCTGGGAGTAAAACAGACAGGGCAGGCGCTTCATTCCCCGCACCTGCAATTCATGCCGCCATTTGCGCATTTCATCGGAAACGCGGGGCGGCGCTGGCGCTTCGTGGTTATATTGACCACATCGACAGGCCGCCTTCGCGGCCGGACCAGGAGCCCAGCCATGAAAGATATCAACTTCAAACCCCTAGCTATGCTGTTCAAACAAGTGTGGCAGGAATTGTATCGCCTCGGTAGCCTCGGTATCGAGGCGATCGGCGCCATGTCCTGGCCGGCGCTGCTCGCCTGCGCCATCGGCTGCGCGTTCTTGCTGGCCATCTTGCCGCTGGCGCTGACCTTGTTTGTCATTTTCTTGCTGATCAAGTGGGCTACCGCCACCGTGGTGATAGCCAATGTGCGCACCAAATCAAAGACGGAACAGGAACAAGCACAGTAAAATGTTATTTTTACAAAAAACTGCGCGCCACGCACAATGCCACGCATCATGCTAAGCATGACGCCAGGCATGGCGTGCCGTCCTATGGAAAATGCTGCAAAGTCTGAGGCCCATCAAGCTCCGCGCTATGCACCTGCTACAGCTTGAACGACATATGTCAAAAGTGATCGAAGTTTCTCCATCACTGTGTTAGGAGTTTTCTTATGTCCACTATCCCCAAGCATACCCAGTCCAGCGTGATGCCGTGCCTGCGTTATCACGATGCGCCAGCCGCGATCGCGTGGCTGTGCAATACCTTTGGTTTTGAAAGACAATTGGTGGTGCCCGATGAAAATGGCGGCATCGCCCACGCCCAATTATCGTTCGGAAACGGCATGATCATGCTCGGCTCGGTCGCCGATTCCGAATACGGCCGCCTGATGAAACAGCCGTCCGAAACCGGCGGCGCGAATACCCAGAGCGCCTACCTGGTGGTCAGCGACGCCGACCTGGTCTACCGCCGCGCCAGGGAAGCCGGCGCCGACATCGTGCTCGATATCCAGGATGAGCAATACGGCGGACGCGGCTTCACCTGCCGCGATCCGGAAGGCCATGTGTGGAGTCTGGGCACTTACGATCCATGGTAAAACGGAGCACTATGATCACGATCGGCGCCACCGCCGCCAGCGTTTTGCTGATCGGCGGTTTCCTGTCCGCGCCGGCACTGGTCGATCAAAACCTGAATCGCGTCTCTCCGTCCGAGGCGGCGACGCCGTCAGCCCGGGCGCTGGCGCTGCACCGCTCCTTGTGGATCGCCGACCTGCATGCGGACACCTTGCTGTGGCAGCGCGACCTGAACCGGGAAAGCCACACCGGCCACGTCGACCTGCCGCGGCTGGCGCGCGGCAATGTCGCGCTGCAGGCATTTTCGGTGGTCACCAAAACCCGGCGCAACATGAATATCGACAGCAACGGCGCCGGCACCGACAACATCACCGCGCTGGTGATCGCGCAGGGCATGCCGGCCGCCACCTGGAACAGCCTGCTCGAACGGGCGCTGTACAAGGCTGGCCGGCTAAGCGACTTCGCCGATGACAGCAACGGCGGCTTCCGCATGGTCGGCAGCCGCGCCCAGCTGCGCGACTTTATCGCGGCGCGCCAGAAAAATCCGCAATTGACGGCCGGCTGGCTGACGCTGGAAGGCGCGCATGCGCTGGAAGGCGGCCTCGATAACCTGGGACGTTTATACCGCGCCGGCTACCGCATGGCGGCGCCGGCGCATTTCTTCGACACCGAGCTGGCCGGTTCGCAGCACGGCCGGCAAAAAGGCGGCCTGACGCCGCTGGGCCGCAGCTGGCTGAAGGAGATGGAACACCTGAAGATGATCGTCGACCTGGCCCATGCGTCGCCAGCCACCATCGACGACGTGCTGGCCAGCGCCACGCGGCCGCTGATGGTGTCGCATACCGGCGTGCGCGGCACTTGTCCAAACGACCGCAACCTGAGCGATGTTCAATTGAAGAAAATCGCCGCGCAAGGCGGCTTGATCGGCATCGGTTTCTGGAATACCGCGGTGTGCGGCAAGGATGTGGCGGCGATCGCCCGCGCCATCCAGTACACGGTGGCGCTGGTCGGCGCCGGCCACGTCGCCTACGGTTCGGCTTTCGACGGCGCCGTGACCACCGCGATCGATGCGGCCGGTTTGCCGAAGCTGACCCAGGCCCTGCTCGACGCCGGCTTGACGGAGCAGCAGATCAGGCGCATCGCCGGCGAAAACGTACGCGATTTCCTGTTGGCTAATTTGCCCGACGACGACGCTTAAATTGAAACCGACAGCGCCGCGACCAGCGCCTGGTCGGCCACTTGCTGCGGCCTGATCTTGATCAGGTCGCGGTACAGCGGCGGCAAGCCGGCGCACAGCGCCTGCAATTGAGGCTCGGGCAGCGCCGCCCGCACATACTGGAATTGCGCCGGATTATAGTCGGGCAGCGCCCCTTCCATGGTCGAACCGTAGGCGCCCAGGTTCATGAAACTGGCGGCGCTGTGGTCCGGGCCGATGGCGAAAACAAAGGTGCCCTCTTTCGGGTGCGCCAGGCAGGCGCCGATCTCTTGACGCAGCGCCGGCTCGGCCTGCGCCATCAATTCATAACGCAGTTGCGCATACTGGCGCGTGCATTCCATGAACGGCGTGCGGATCGCCGATTGCGCCAGATTACCGGGCGCGCACAACAGCAAATTACCGAAGGAGTCGAGCAAGGCGACGGCGTCGCCTTTGCCGCCGTCCTGCCGGTCCTGCTCCATCGCGGCCAGCAGGAATGGCGCCAGCCCGGCGTCGGGCCGATGCGGCGCGCAGCGGTACGTCAGCGCCGCCGGATAACGCCGCTTCAGCGCGCGCACCACCACATGCTGCGCCGGCAAACTGGCGGGGTCTTTCAGATGCTGCCGGCCGATGTCGGCGTTCAGCAATTCCATCACGTCGGCCGACGTCGATTCGAACACCAGCGAGCATAAGGCCTGGGTCGCCTCGCTGATGGTCTTGCCGATGAAAAAAGACTTGGGCGCGGCGCCGGTCGCGGCGCGCGCATATTCCGACGCGCCGCGCACGGCGGGATAGCAAAATCGCCGCTGCGCGTCGTCTTGCAAGCCTTCCGGCAGCGCAGCGAAGGTGGTGCTCGCGTCGTAATTGATGCCGGCCTTGACATCGGCCGCCGCGATCACCACGTTA includes these proteins:
- a CDS encoding choice-of-anchor A family protein; its protein translation is MSILPKASTILLLSAAFSAGAAQAAVVDLGIGGANFYTLGSFNSSNSSVGGALLVAGSMNASNYSINSQNKDAYGSSAYALVVGGSLNYQSGSINNGSYYVGGSSNISNTGFGGGAAQSGSAPLSFTETSAQLKNTALSLSKVAATGTATAAPGGLTLTGSGNGGVQVFDISGASLLSANNLSFNKLKANDTVIVNVSGSVSGFNNVGLNGLNKYNVLFNFYEASSLSLQGFGLDGSVLAPLASVNGGNGSINGNVVVGNWNSNIAIGGGNAFKASDVAGLVSPVPEPETYAMLLAGLGLLGFVARRKAAKGKLLAA
- a CDS encoding VOC family protein; the encoded protein is MSTIPKHTQSSVMPCLRYHDAPAAIAWLCNTFGFERQLVVPDENGGIAHAQLSFGNGMIMLGSVADSEYGRLMKQPSETGGANTQSAYLVVSDADLVYRRAREAGADIVLDIQDEQYGGRGFTCRDPEGHVWSLGTYDPW
- a CDS encoding dipeptidase is translated as MITIGATAASVLLIGGFLSAPALVDQNLNRVSPSEAATPSARALALHRSLWIADLHADTLLWQRDLNRESHTGHVDLPRLARGNVALQAFSVVTKTRRNMNIDSNGAGTDNITALVIAQGMPAATWNSLLERALYKAGRLSDFADDSNGGFRMVGSRAQLRDFIAARQKNPQLTAGWLTLEGAHALEGGLDNLGRLYRAGYRMAAPAHFFDTELAGSQHGRQKGGLTPLGRSWLKEMEHLKMIVDLAHASPATIDDVLASATRPLMVSHTGVRGTCPNDRNLSDVQLKKIAAQGGLIGIGFWNTAVCGKDVAAIARAIQYTVALVGAGHVAYGSAFDGAVTTAIDAAGLPKLTQALLDAGLTEQQIRRIAGENVRDFLLANLPDDDA
- a CDS encoding nucleoside deaminase; translation: MNKTIDIQAAVAIAAAEAMAAKTQGTFGVGGVLLDQSGNVLQSMHNNVVRNGAIFDPTAHGERQLVDWYFAERAKGRDLPPPGEMTIVTSLDPCCMCTGAILEAGFNVVIAAADVKAGINYDASTTFAALPEGLQDDAQRRFCYPAVRGASEYARAATGAAPKSFFIGKTISEATQALCSLVFESTSADVMELLNADIGRQHLKDPASLPAQHVVVRALKRRYPAALTYRCAPHRPDAGLAPFLLAAMEQDRQDGGKGDAVALLDSFGNLLLCAPGNLAQSAIRTPFMECTRQYAQLRYELMAQAEPALRQEIGACLAHPKEGTFVFAIGPDHSAASFMNLGAYGSTMEGALPDYNPAQFQYVRAALPEPQLQALCAGLPPLYRDLIKIRPQQVADQALVAALSVSI